From Pontibacter actiniarum, a single genomic window includes:
- a CDS encoding DUF779 domain-containing protein produces the protein MEKVERVTVTEAAKEVIDRLRAQHGPLMFHQSGGCCDGSQPMCFEEGEFKVGDSDVLLGEVYGCNFYIARDQYEYWKHTQLMLDITPGRGSSFSLEIPMGLRFHIRSRIFTEQELEQLPQL, from the coding sequence ATGGAAAAGGTAGAGCGAGTAACAGTAACGGAGGCTGCCAAGGAAGTTATCGACAGGCTGCGGGCACAGCACGGGCCGCTGATGTTTCACCAGAGCGGCGGCTGCTGCGACGGCTCTCAGCCTATGTGCTTCGAAGAAGGCGAGTTTAAGGTGGGCGACAGCGATGTGCTGCTGGGCGAAGTATACGGTTGCAACTTCTATATCGCCCGCGACCAGTACGAATACTGGAAACACACGCAGCTAATGTTGGACATCACACCGGGCCGCGGCTCCAGCTTTTCGCTGGAAATACCGATGGGTCTGCGCTTTCATATCAGGTCAAGGATATTTACTGAGCAGGAACTGGAGCAATTACCGCAGCTGTAA
- a CDS encoding tetratricopeptide repeat protein — MKKVLLTALVAGTISVASAQNSAVNSAILNHKNGTLDKALTDIEKATEHKKTKDKAKTWFYRGVILQDMIGNPIYGKQTDEKTPITVLESYNKAVELDGENGEYGKQVPERKQMLYGQVLNQAVEYHNNQDWPNAINKYELAHKISPQDTTAVLYAAYAATADNKYDQAIGFYNELLDMGHKTEDVYKAKVQLQQATEASDEAVMETLANGLKEHPNSVYLMQEELKYYLKNDRADEAMAKLDKAIAADPKNASLYAVKGNLQERKKNFDAAKETYKKAIEVDPTNFDAYYNLGVLEYNQGADVNNKAAKMDYATYQKKGKALEAEAKKHYQAALPYFEKAHEIQPEDKATMQNLVNVYTRLGRKSDAEKISAQLNK; from the coding sequence ATGAAAAAAGTGCTTTTAACAGCTCTGGTAGCCGGAACCATTTCGGTTGCAAGTGCGCAGAATTCGGCCGTGAACAGCGCCATCCTGAACCACAAGAATGGCACACTGGACAAAGCGCTGACCGATATTGAGAAAGCCACAGAGCATAAGAAAACGAAGGACAAAGCCAAAACCTGGTTCTACCGTGGTGTTATCCTGCAGGACATGATCGGCAACCCGATCTACGGCAAGCAAACAGACGAGAAGACACCTATCACGGTGCTGGAGTCTTATAACAAGGCAGTAGAGCTGGATGGCGAGAACGGTGAGTATGGCAAGCAGGTGCCGGAGCGCAAGCAGATGCTGTACGGACAGGTGCTGAACCAGGCCGTTGAATACCACAACAACCAGGACTGGCCAAACGCCATCAACAAGTATGAGCTGGCGCACAAAATCAGCCCACAGGACACAACGGCCGTACTTTACGCCGCTTACGCCGCCACAGCTGACAACAAGTATGACCAGGCAATCGGTTTCTACAACGAGCTGCTGGACATGGGCCACAAAACGGAGGACGTGTACAAGGCAAAAGTACAGCTGCAGCAGGCAACTGAGGCGAGCGACGAAGCTGTGATGGAGACTTTGGCAAACGGCCTGAAGGAGCACCCGAACAGTGTGTACCTGATGCAGGAAGAGCTGAAGTACTACCTGAAAAACGACCGCGCTGACGAAGCGATGGCGAAACTGGACAAGGCTATTGCCGCTGACCCGAAAAACGCCAGCCTTTATGCTGTAAAGGGTAACCTGCAGGAGCGCAAGAAGAACTTTGATGCCGCTAAAGAAACGTACAAGAAGGCAATTGAAGTAGACCCGACTAACTTTGACGCTTACTATAACCTGGGCGTGCTGGAGTATAACCAAGGTGCTGACGTTAACAACAAAGCAGCTAAAATGGACTATGCTACATACCAGAAGAAAGGCAAAGCTTTAGAGGCTGAAGCGAAGAAGCATTACCAGGCTGCGCTGCCATACTTTGAGAAAGCACACGAAATCCAACCAGAAGACAAAGCAACAATGCAAAACCTGGTGAACGTGTACACGCGTTTAGGACGTAAGTCTGACGCTGAGAAGATTTCAGCTCAACTGAACAAATAA
- a CDS encoding aldehyde dehydrogenase family protein, which produces MDSVATPQEKSAVLERPQFKEKYDHFIGGNWVAPASGEYFDNISPIDGKPFTKAARGNKEDIEKALDAAHEAFKSWSKTSAATRSKVLLDIANIIEQNAEMLARAETVDNGKAIRETRAADIPLCIDHFRYFAGAIRADESTMSEHDEFTISINLQEPIGVVGQIIPWNFPLLMATWKMAPALAAGCCVVMKPAEQTPTSIMLLMELIQDVVPAGVLNIVTGFGPEAGKPLASSPRVAKVAFTGETTTGRLIMQYASENLIPVTMELGGKSPNIFMPSIADADDEFFDKCVEGAVMFALNQGEVCTCPSRILVHESIYDRFMERVVQRTKDIKVGHPLAEDTMMGAQASNDQFEKILSYMDIGKQEGAEVLVGGNMASLNSGLENGYYIQPTIFKGSNKMRVFQEEIFGPVTSVTTFKTVEEAIEMANDTLYGLGAGLWTRDAHEIYQIPRAIQAGRVWVNCYHAYPAHAPFGGYKKSGFGRENHKMMLNHYRQTKNMLISYDKKKLGFF; this is translated from the coding sequence ATGGATTCAGTAGCAACGCCCCAGGAAAAGTCGGCTGTTCTGGAACGCCCACAGTTCAAGGAGAAGTATGATCACTTTATCGGCGGCAACTGGGTGGCCCCGGCAAGTGGCGAGTATTTCGATAACATCTCCCCTATCGACGGCAAACCCTTCACCAAAGCAGCACGAGGCAACAAAGAAGATATTGAGAAAGCACTCGACGCTGCCCACGAAGCTTTCAAATCCTGGTCCAAAACATCAGCGGCCACACGCAGCAAGGTCTTGCTCGACATCGCCAACATTATAGAGCAGAACGCCGAGATGCTGGCGCGCGCCGAAACGGTGGATAACGGCAAGGCTATCCGGGAGACCCGCGCGGCTGACATTCCGCTCTGTATCGACCACTTCCGCTACTTCGCAGGCGCCATCCGCGCCGATGAAAGCACCATGTCGGAGCACGACGAGTTCACCATCAGCATTAACCTGCAGGAGCCGATCGGCGTGGTCGGCCAGATTATCCCCTGGAACTTCCCGTTACTGATGGCCACCTGGAAAATGGCGCCCGCCCTGGCCGCAGGCTGCTGTGTGGTGATGAAACCGGCCGAGCAAACCCCTACCAGTATCATGCTGCTGATGGAGCTGATCCAGGATGTGGTGCCGGCGGGAGTGCTGAACATTGTCACAGGTTTCGGTCCGGAGGCCGGCAAACCGCTCGCTTCTTCCCCGCGCGTGGCCAAAGTAGCTTTCACCGGCGAAACCACCACCGGCCGCCTCATCATGCAGTACGCTTCGGAAAACCTGATTCCGGTAACGATGGAGCTGGGCGGTAAATCGCCGAACATCTTTATGCCGAGCATAGCCGATGCAGACGATGAGTTCTTCGACAAGTGTGTGGAGGGAGCCGTTATGTTCGCCCTGAACCAGGGAGAGGTCTGCACCTGCCCGTCGCGCATTCTGGTGCACGAGAGCATCTACGACCGCTTTATGGAGCGAGTGGTGCAGCGCACGAAGGATATCAAGGTAGGCCACCCGCTGGCCGAAGACACCATGATGGGGGCGCAGGCATCAAATGACCAGTTCGAGAAAATACTCTCCTACATGGACATCGGCAAGCAGGAAGGCGCTGAGGTGCTGGTGGGCGGCAACATGGCCAGCCTGAACAGCGGCCTGGAAAATGGCTATTACATACAGCCGACCATCTTCAAAGGCTCCAACAAGATGCGCGTGTTCCAGGAAGAGATTTTCGGTCCGGTAACCTCTGTGACTACTTTTAAAACCGTGGAAGAGGCGATAGAGATGGCGAATGACACGCTGTACGGCCTCGGGGCCGGCCTCTGGACCCGCGATGCGCATGAGATCTACCAGATACCGCGCGCTATCCAGGCGGGCCGTGTGTGGGTAAACTGCTACCACGCCTACCCGGCTCACGCTCCGTTTGGCGGGTACAAAAAATCCGGCTTTGGCAGGGAGAACCACAAAATGATGCTCAACCATTACCGTCAGACCAAGAACATGCTTATTTCCTACGATAAGAAGAAGCTTGGTTTCTTTTAA
- a CDS encoding phosphoenolpyruvate carboxylase, whose product MNRINQHTSSAVEVFRSEVGTRFEMYNSLFSSLPFHRVEKTGVLLSLFVLHCEEGYQRHLSPRKIISSFFEQYTTYRTDQEQHDLLFRFVQYAERQVVLFDALEEAAFRDTHDMYGVGTLKQLGAAVVQANAEPRLAEKLKNFAVRLVLTAHPTQFYPSNVLGIINDLSQALATDNTSLAHSYLRQLGKTPFFKKEKPTPYEEAVNLIWFLENVFYKAGGNILTSLKNQFPEAVQRNSQLVRMGFWPGGDRDGNPFVKADTTLRVADALRGAVVRSYYADVRRLKRRLTFKGVESLLKELETKLYNNLFVPGYSFDLTKEDILDTLRQISALLIEEHSSLFLNQVEALINRVELFGLYFASLDIRQDSSVHTHLFEELSLVTDAIPGDYTEQSEEEKINLLRSVSEQVDPAVLEDETLRDTLEVIGAIKTIQEYNGEEGCHRYIISHSTSALNVMEVYTLFRLGGWQPEELTVDIVPLFETIADLGHAAGVMRELYENEVYRSHLHRRHNIQTIMLGFSDGTKDGGYFMANWSIYKAKEALTQVSREYGLEVIFFDGRGGPPARGGGKTQQFYASMGSNIANQEIQLTVQGQTISSNFGNVDSAQFNMEQLIHAGISNALFSQKGATLSGQEDTLLQQLANISYEAYSKLKNHRVFLEYLNYISPLRYYGEANIGSRPSKRKAGKLNLDDLRAVPYVGAWSQLKQNLPGYYGVGIALEKMHESGRWEFLQKLYKESLYFKTLLDNCEMAMKKCFFPVTAYLAEHPKYGELWRIIHEEYERTRKYVLMLSQASELMADKPIEQLSIQTRQRIELPLITIQQYALANIREIEEQHPQSQAKQVYEKLVVRCSFGIINAERNSA is encoded by the coding sequence ATGAATAGAATAAACCAACATACAAGCAGCGCCGTGGAGGTGTTTCGCAGCGAAGTAGGCACCCGTTTTGAGATGTATAACAGCCTGTTTTCGTCGTTGCCCTTCCATAGGGTGGAGAAAACAGGGGTGTTGCTGTCGCTTTTTGTGCTGCACTGTGAGGAAGGCTACCAGCGGCACCTCAGCCCCAGGAAAATAATCAGCAGCTTCTTTGAGCAGTACACCACGTATCGCACCGACCAGGAGCAGCATGACCTGCTGTTTCGGTTCGTGCAGTACGCAGAGCGGCAGGTGGTGCTGTTCGATGCCCTGGAGGAGGCGGCCTTCCGCGACACGCACGACATGTACGGTGTTGGAACATTGAAACAGTTGGGCGCAGCCGTTGTGCAGGCGAACGCAGAGCCCCGGCTGGCGGAGAAGCTGAAGAACTTTGCCGTGCGGCTCGTGCTCACGGCGCACCCGACCCAATTCTACCCAAGCAATGTGCTGGGGATTATCAACGACCTGTCGCAGGCGCTGGCGACGGACAATACTTCGCTGGCGCACTCGTACCTGCGGCAGCTGGGTAAAACGCCCTTCTTCAAAAAAGAAAAGCCTACGCCTTACGAGGAGGCCGTGAACCTGATATGGTTTCTGGAAAACGTGTTTTACAAGGCGGGCGGCAACATCCTGACCTCTCTTAAGAACCAGTTTCCGGAGGCGGTGCAGCGTAACAGCCAGCTGGTGCGCATGGGCTTCTGGCCCGGCGGCGACCGGGACGGAAACCCTTTTGTGAAAGCCGATACCACCCTGCGTGTGGCGGATGCCCTCCGTGGGGCCGTGGTTCGGTCTTACTATGCGGATGTGCGCCGGCTGAAACGAAGGCTCACCTTTAAAGGCGTAGAAAGCCTGCTGAAAGAGCTGGAAACAAAGCTGTATAATAACCTGTTTGTGCCCGGCTACAGCTTCGACTTGACCAAGGAAGACATCCTCGACACCTTGCGGCAGATAAGTGCGCTTTTGATCGAGGAGCACAGCAGCTTGTTCTTAAACCAGGTGGAGGCGTTGATTAACCGGGTAGAGCTGTTCGGGCTGTACTTTGCCTCGCTTGATATTCGCCAGGACAGCTCGGTGCACACGCACCTGTTTGAGGAGCTATCGCTGGTAACCGACGCTATCCCCGGCGACTACACGGAACAGTCGGAGGAGGAGAAAATTAACCTGCTGCGCTCCGTTTCAGAGCAAGTGGACCCGGCGGTGTTAGAGGACGAGACGCTGCGTGACACCTTAGAGGTTATAGGCGCCATCAAAACCATACAGGAGTACAACGGAGAGGAGGGATGCCACCGCTACATTATCAGCCACAGCACCAGTGCTTTAAACGTGATGGAGGTGTACACGCTGTTTCGCCTGGGAGGCTGGCAGCCAGAGGAACTGACAGTAGACATTGTGCCGCTTTTCGAGACTATTGCCGACTTAGGCCATGCGGCCGGCGTGATGCGGGAGCTGTATGAGAACGAAGTATACCGCAGCCATCTGCACCGCCGCCACAATATCCAGACCATCATGCTCGGCTTTTCGGATGGCACTAAAGACGGTGGCTATTTTATGGCGAACTGGAGCATTTACAAAGCCAAAGAGGCACTCACGCAGGTATCACGGGAGTATGGGCTAGAAGTGATATTTTTTGATGGGAGAGGAGGCCCGCCAGCACGGGGAGGCGGTAAAACACAGCAGTTTTACGCCTCCATGGGCAGCAATATCGCAAACCAGGAGATTCAGCTAACCGTGCAGGGGCAGACCATTAGCTCTAACTTCGGCAACGTGGATTCTGCCCAGTTTAACATGGAGCAGCTGATCCACGCCGGAATCAGCAACGCGCTGTTCTCACAAAAAGGCGCCACCTTATCGGGTCAGGAGGACACCCTGTTGCAGCAACTGGCCAACATCAGCTACGAAGCCTACAGCAAACTGAAAAACCACCGGGTTTTCCTGGAGTACCTCAACTATATCAGCCCGTTACGCTACTACGGCGAAGCAAACATCGGCAGCCGGCCATCCAAGCGCAAGGCGGGTAAGCTAAACCTGGACGACCTGCGGGCAGTGCCGTATGTGGGGGCCTGGAGCCAGCTGAAGCAAAACCTGCCCGGCTACTACGGGGTTGGTATCGCTTTAGAGAAAATGCACGAAAGCGGCCGTTGGGAGTTTCTCCAGAAGCTGTACAAGGAGTCGTTATACTTTAAGACACTGCTCGATAACTGTGAAATGGCTATGAAGAAATGCTTTTTCCCGGTGACGGCATACTTGGCCGAGCATCCAAAGTATGGTGAGCTGTGGCGCATTATCCACGAGGAGTATGAGCGCACCAGGAAATATGTGCTGATGCTGTCGCAGGCAAGCGAGCTGATGGCGGATAAGCCCATTGAGCAGCTGTCGATTCAGACACGCCAGCGCATTGAGCTGCCGCTCATCACCATTCAGCAGTACGCGCTGGCCAACATCCGTGAAATCGAGGAGCAGCACCCGCAGTCGCAGGCAAAGCAGGTGTATGAGAAGCTAGTGGTGCGCTGCTCGTTCGGAATTATTAATGCGGAGCGGAATTCAGCGTAA
- a CDS encoding SDR family oxidoreductase: protein MAQNRWLLTGKKAVVTGGSKGIGKATVKELIDLGAEVLAVARKQENLELLQQEHPERLHVLSADVSNAEGRSKVAAYVQQEWGLLDVLVNNAGTNIRKPTADYSTEEYNFIMQTNLQSAFELNRLLYPLLKESEQGNIVHITSVAGLVHVRTGSIYGMTKAALTQLTRNLAAEWAKDRIRVNAVAPWYIRTPLAQTVLQNQDFYDNVVGRTPMQKVGEPEDVAGAVAFLCLPAAAYITGQTIAVDGGFTINGFHP, encoded by the coding sequence ATGGCACAAAACAGATGGCTGCTGACAGGCAAGAAGGCAGTAGTAACAGGCGGCTCAAAGGGCATTGGAAAAGCAACCGTAAAAGAACTTATAGACCTTGGTGCCGAAGTACTGGCCGTAGCGCGTAAGCAGGAGAACCTCGAGCTGCTGCAGCAGGAACACCCGGAACGCCTCCATGTGCTGTCGGCAGACGTGAGCAACGCCGAGGGCCGTAGCAAAGTGGCGGCCTATGTGCAGCAGGAGTGGGGCCTGCTGGATGTGCTGGTCAACAATGCAGGCACCAACATACGCAAGCCCACCGCCGACTACAGCACCGAAGAGTACAATTTTATCATGCAGACCAACCTACAGTCGGCCTTTGAGCTCAACAGGCTTCTGTACCCTTTGCTGAAAGAGTCGGAGCAGGGTAACATTGTACACATCACCTCCGTGGCAGGGTTGGTGCACGTACGCACCGGCAGCATCTACGGCATGACCAAGGCTGCCCTGACGCAGCTCACCCGCAACCTGGCTGCTGAATGGGCCAAAGACAGGATACGCGTAAACGCCGTGGCACCCTGGTACATCCGCACGCCACTGGCACAGACGGTGCTGCAGAACCAGGATTTTTACGACAATGTGGTGGGGCGCACACCCATGCAGAAAGTAGGAGAGCCGGAGGATGTGGCCGGGGCCGTTGCCTTCCTGTGCCTGCCCGCCGCCGCCTACATTACAGGGCAAACCATCGCCGTGGACGGAGGATTCACCATCAACGGTTTTCACCCGTAA
- a CDS encoding AraC family transcriptional regulator, translated as MPSKHKLHPVPLHDERSLFTLVENRSVYTMDACELNVFETHQRAKEVNLQFGDWVLTSMLRGKKVMHLAGRPGFDYLPGESVIVPPHELMKIDFPEAGKETPTQCLALAISAEQIRSTIQLLNERHTKAEAGEEWRLGAEHLHLANNLELADIINRLIKISLNDKSREKDILVNLALRELLVRLMQTQAREFFEQNYRRLASSHRFGYVIQYIKENITTKIDVDKLSEKACMSRANFFRKFKEEFGYTPADYVLKERIRLAKKHLRNPFNSVTQACYMAGFQNLNYFIRAFKKEVGVTPKAYQLTLLN; from the coding sequence ATGCCTTCAAAACACAAACTGCACCCGGTTCCCTTGCACGATGAGCGCTCCCTGTTCACGCTGGTCGAGAACAGATCAGTGTATACGATGGATGCCTGCGAGCTAAACGTGTTTGAAACCCACCAGCGGGCAAAGGAAGTGAACCTGCAGTTCGGCGACTGGGTGCTCACCAGCATGCTGCGCGGCAAAAAGGTGATGCACCTGGCCGGCCGGCCCGGCTTCGACTACCTGCCGGGGGAGTCGGTGATTGTGCCGCCGCATGAGCTCATGAAGATCGACTTTCCGGAGGCAGGCAAAGAAACGCCGACACAGTGCCTGGCGCTGGCGATTTCCGCAGAACAGATCCGCTCCACCATTCAGCTGCTGAACGAGCGCCACACAAAGGCGGAGGCAGGAGAGGAGTGGCGGCTAGGGGCAGAGCACCTGCACCTGGCCAATAACCTGGAGCTGGCCGATATCATAAACCGACTGATCAAGATCAGCCTGAACGACAAGAGCCGGGAAAAGGACATCCTGGTAAACCTGGCGCTACGGGAGCTGCTGGTACGGCTAATGCAGACGCAGGCACGGGAGTTTTTTGAGCAGAACTACAGGCGCCTGGCCAGTAGCCACCGCTTCGGCTACGTGATCCAGTACATCAAGGAAAACATTACCACTAAAATTGACGTGGACAAGCTGAGCGAGAAGGCCTGTATGAGCCGGGCCAATTTTTTCCGGAAGTTTAAAGAGGAGTTTGGCTATACCCCGGCAGACTATGTGCTGAAAGAGCGCATCCGCCTCGCTAAAAAGCACCTCCGGAACCCGTTCAACTCCGTAACCCAGGCCTGCTACATGGCGGGCTTCCAGAACCTGAACTACTTTATCCGGGCCTTTAAAAAAGAGGTAGGCGTTACCCCCAAGGCTTACCAGCTCACCCTGCTCAACTAA
- a CDS encoding oxidoreductase: MDKEINVGLLGFGMAGSMFHAPFIANVAGLRLQKIKANRAESIALANARYPAAEVVAHEQDIFNDAAIDLVVVATTSPTHYHMAKAALQAGKHVLVDKPFTVTSAEADELIALAREKGKLLTVYQNRRWDSDFKTVRKVLSQQLLGELVEYEAHFDRFRNEVKPGTWKEEDLPGTGILYDLGTHLIDQALCLFGEPLEVQGDVRALRKETQVADYAEVTLRFQGVKAILKASMLVREQGPHFILHGTKGSFIKYGMDMQEEHLKQGKSPADTPDWGTEPESLWGTLNTDVQGLHVKGKVESKSGDYTGLYENVYRAILGQEELQVKPEQARNTIRIIELALQSSKEKRSIKFS, from the coding sequence ATGGATAAAGAGATAAACGTAGGCCTGCTGGGCTTTGGCATGGCAGGCAGCATGTTTCATGCACCTTTTATTGCCAACGTGGCGGGGCTGCGCCTCCAAAAGATAAAGGCCAACAGAGCAGAGAGCATAGCGCTTGCCAACGCGCGCTATCCGGCGGCTGAGGTTGTCGCACACGAGCAGGACATCTTCAACGATGCGGCCATTGACCTGGTTGTAGTAGCCACCACCAGCCCCACCCACTACCACATGGCCAAAGCTGCCTTGCAGGCAGGCAAACATGTGCTCGTAGACAAGCCCTTTACAGTAACAAGCGCCGAGGCAGACGAACTGATCGCGCTAGCCAGGGAGAAGGGCAAGCTGCTGACGGTATACCAGAACCGCCGCTGGGACAGTGATTTTAAAACGGTGCGTAAAGTGCTGAGCCAACAACTGCTGGGGGAACTGGTAGAATACGAAGCCCACTTCGACCGCTTTCGCAACGAGGTAAAGCCCGGCACCTGGAAAGAAGAAGACCTGCCCGGCACCGGCATTCTATACGATTTAGGCACACATCTGATAGACCAGGCACTTTGCCTCTTTGGAGAGCCGCTGGAAGTACAAGGCGATGTACGGGCGCTACGGAAAGAAACGCAGGTTGCCGACTATGCAGAAGTTACGCTCCGCTTTCAAGGGGTAAAGGCCATTCTGAAAGCAAGTATGCTGGTTCGCGAGCAAGGGCCGCATTTTATACTTCACGGCACCAAAGGCTCATTTATCAAGTATGGCATGGATATGCAGGAAGAGCACCTGAAGCAGGGGAAGTCTCCAGCCGATACCCCGGACTGGGGCACTGAGCCGGAAAGCCTGTGGGGCACGCTGAACACCGATGTACAGGGCCTGCACGTGAAAGGTAAAGTAGAAAGCAAAAGCGGGGACTATACCGGGCTGTACGAGAACGTGTACAGAGCCATACTTGGCCAGGAGGAGCTGCAGGTAAAGCCGGAGCAGGCGCGCAACACCATCCGTATAATTGAACTGGCCCTGCAGAGCAGCAAGGAAAAACGAAGTATAAAGTTCAGTTAG
- the gyrA gene encoding DNA gyrase subunit A, whose translation MTEGERIIPINIEDEMRGAYIDYSMSVIISRALPDVRDGLKPVHRRVLYGMSELGVSYNKSYKKSARIVGEVLGKYHPHGDSSVYETMVRMAQEWSLRYPLVDGQGNYGSIDGDSPAAMRYTEARLKRIADELLADLDKNTVDFVPNFDDSLKEPSVMPAKLPNLLVNGTSGIAVGMATNMAPHNLTEVVNGITAYIDNRDITIAELMQYITAPDFPTGGIIHGYDGVKSAFETGRGRVLMRARANFETTPSGKEQIIVTEIPYMVNKATLIEKTAALINEKKIEGISDLRDESDRDGLRIVYDLKRDAIPNVVLNNLYKYTALQSSFGVNNVALVKGRPMTLNLKELIQYFVEHRHEVVVRRTQYELDEAKKRAHILEGLLIALDNLDEVINLIRSSRDPEVARNGLIERFQLSEIQARAILDMRLQRLTGLERDKIQQEYEEIMKLIDYLTSILNDEGLRMQIIKDELAEIKERYGDGRRTGIEASTGDISYEDMIPEENMVITISHEGYIKRTSLNEYRSQSRGGVGSRGVAASKDSDFTEHLFIANTHHHMLFFTEFGRVFWLKVYEIPEGGKTTKGRAIQNLIQIEKDDKVRAVLNVHDLKNQDYVLNHNLVFITEQGTIKKTVLEAYSRPRTNGINAISINDGDRLLDVQLTNTSSEIVIALESGRAIRFNEDQVRPMGRTAAGVRAVTLAGPDDKVVGMVCVENENTDLLVVSEKGFGKRSLLEEYRITNRGGKGVKTMNVTDKTGKLVAIKGVVDTDDLMIINRSGITIRLRVGELRVIGRATQGVRLIKLTEGDQISSVAKVEVENEEEVEELLMEQSEPSPEDTLNPDDMIDPETTEPEEPEEA comes from the coding sequence ATGACAGAAGGCGAACGAATAATACCGATCAACATTGAGGATGAGATGCGCGGCGCGTACATCGACTACTCAATGTCTGTTATCATTTCCAGAGCCTTACCCGACGTTCGGGACGGATTAAAGCCTGTGCACCGCCGCGTGCTTTACGGAATGTCCGAGCTGGGGGTATCCTATAACAAGTCCTACAAGAAGTCGGCCCGTATCGTGGGAGAGGTGCTGGGTAAGTACCACCCGCACGGCGACTCCTCCGTGTACGAAACGATGGTGCGTATGGCCCAGGAATGGTCGCTGCGCTACCCGCTGGTAGACGGACAGGGTAACTACGGTTCCATCGACGGTGACTCGCCGGCCGCCATGCGTTATACCGAGGCACGCCTCAAGCGCATCGCCGACGAGCTGCTGGCCGACCTGGACAAGAACACGGTAGACTTTGTACCTAACTTCGACGACTCCCTGAAGGAGCCAAGCGTGATGCCTGCCAAACTGCCAAACCTGCTGGTAAACGGTACATCAGGCATCGCAGTGGGTATGGCGACAAACATGGCGCCGCACAACCTGACGGAGGTGGTAAACGGCATTACCGCTTACATCGATAACCGCGACATCACCATAGCCGAGCTAATGCAGTACATTACCGCGCCGGACTTCCCGACGGGTGGTATCATCCACGGCTACGATGGCGTGAAGTCTGCCTTTGAAACCGGCCGCGGCCGCGTGCTGATGCGTGCCCGTGCTAACTTCGAGACCACACCGAGCGGCAAGGAGCAGATTATCGTTACCGAGATCCCTTACATGGTGAACAAGGCCACGCTGATCGAAAAGACGGCTGCGCTCATCAACGAAAAGAAAATCGAAGGCATCTCCGACCTGCGCGACGAGTCGGACCGTGACGGCCTGCGCATCGTGTACGACCTGAAGCGCGATGCCATTCCGAACGTGGTGCTTAACAACCTGTACAAGTATACAGCCCTGCAGTCTTCCTTTGGCGTGAACAACGTGGCCTTGGTAAAAGGCCGCCCCATGACGCTTAACCTGAAGGAGCTGATCCAGTACTTTGTGGAGCACCGCCACGAAGTGGTTGTGCGCAGAACGCAGTACGAGCTGGACGAGGCCAAGAAGCGCGCCCACATCCTGGAGGGCTTGCTGATCGCCCTGGACAACCTGGACGAGGTAATTAACTTGATCCGCTCTTCGCGTGACCCGGAGGTTGCCCGCAACGGCTTGATCGAGCGCTTCCAGCTGTCAGAAATTCAGGCCCGTGCTATTCTGGATATGCGTCTGCAGCGCCTCACAGGCCTGGAGCGTGACAAGATCCAGCAGGAGTACGAGGAGATCATGAAACTGATAGACTACCTGACTTCCATCCTCAACGATGAGGGACTGCGCATGCAGATCATCAAGGATGAGCTGGCAGAGATCAAGGAGCGCTACGGAGATGGCCGCCGCACCGGCATTGAGGCCAGCACCGGCGACATCTCTTACGAAGACATGATTCCGGAGGAGAACATGGTGATCACCATCTCCCACGAAGGCTATATCAAGCGCACGTCCCTGAACGAGTACCGCAGCCAGAGCCGTGGCGGCGTAGGCTCCAGGGGGGTGGCCGCATCCAAGGACAGCGACTTTACCGAGCACCTGTTTATCGCCAACACCCACCACCACATGCTGTTCTTTACAGAGTTCGGCCGTGTGTTCTGGCTGAAGGTGTACGAGATTCCGGAAGGAGGGAAGACCACGAAAGGACGTGCGATTCAGAACCTGATCCAGATAGAAAAGGATGACAAAGTGCGTGCCGTGCTAAATGTGCACGACCTTAAAAATCAGGATTACGTACTCAACCACAACCTTGTGTTCATCACCGAGCAGGGTACCATTAAAAAGACGGTGCTGGAGGCATACTCCCGCCCAAGAACCAATGGTATCAACGCGATCTCGATCAACGACGGAGACCGCCTGCTGGACGTACAGCTGACGAACACCAGCAGCGAAATCGTCATCGCGCTGGAGTCGGGCAGAGCCATCCGCTTTAACGAGGACCAGGTGCGCCCGATGGGCCGTACGGCTGCCGGTGTGCGTGCCGTAACCCTCGCCGGACCGGATGACAAGGTAGTTGGTATGGTTTGTGTAGAAAATGAAAATACAGACCTGCTGGTAGTGTCGGAAAAAGGCTTCGGCAAGCGCTCGCTTCTGGAGGAGTACCGCATCACAAACCGTGGCGGTAAAGGCGTGAAGACCATGAACGTGACCGACAAAACTGGCAAGCTTGTTGCCATTAAAGGTGTAGTTGATACAGACGACTTGATGATCATCAACCGCTCTGGCATCACGATCAGGCTGCGCGTAGGGGAGTTGCGTGTTATAGGACGCGCCACCCAGGGTGTTCGCCTGATTAAGCTTACCGAAGGCGACCAGATTTCGTCTGTGGCCAAGGTAGAGGTGGAAAACGAGGAGGAGGTAGAGGAGCTGCTAATGGAGCAGTCTGAACCGTCACCGGAAGACACGCTGAACCCGGACGATATGATTGACCCGGAAACAACGGAACCGGAAGAGCCCGAAGAAGCCTAA